From Mycolicibacterium nivoides, a single genomic window includes:
- the pdhA gene encoding pyruvate dehydrogenase (acetyl-transferring) E1 component subunit alpha, whose amino-acid sequence MAERLSAPLSVDLDPMRLVDAEGSPTSETRYSRDLPHETLAWLYESMVVARDLDVEFVNLQRQGELALYASCRGQEAAQIGAAACLRKTDWLFPQYREIGAFLLRGIAPAQMGAVWRGQWHGGLEFTSRCVAPIAIPIGTHGLHAVGAAMAAQRLGEDSVTVAFLGDGATSEGDVHEALNLASVFKAPCVFFVQNNQWAISVPVSKQHAGPSIAHRAIGYGMPGIRVDGNDVLACYAVMAEAAERARAGAGPTLIEAITYRMGPHTTSDDPTRYRSADEVDEWLARDPIARYRTYLQNAGVLDERLEQRVAARSRRLCAEVRDSLVGAADPDPAELFDNVYAEITPDLARQRDQLLAELAKEA is encoded by the coding sequence ATGGCTGAGCGGCTCTCGGCACCGTTGAGTGTCGATCTCGATCCGATGCGTCTGGTCGACGCCGAAGGGTCTCCCACGAGCGAAACGCGCTACAGCCGCGATCTGCCCCACGAGACACTGGCCTGGCTCTACGAATCGATGGTCGTGGCCCGTGACCTGGACGTCGAGTTCGTCAATCTGCAGCGTCAGGGTGAGCTGGCGCTGTACGCGTCGTGCCGCGGCCAGGAGGCCGCCCAGATCGGGGCGGCCGCCTGCCTGCGGAAGACCGATTGGCTGTTCCCGCAGTACCGGGAGATCGGGGCGTTCCTGCTGCGCGGGATCGCCCCGGCCCAGATGGGTGCGGTGTGGCGCGGTCAATGGCACGGTGGCCTGGAGTTCACCAGCCGCTGCGTCGCCCCGATCGCGATTCCGATCGGCACCCATGGACTGCACGCGGTCGGCGCTGCGATGGCCGCGCAGCGCCTCGGCGAGGATTCGGTCACCGTCGCGTTCCTCGGTGACGGCGCCACCAGTGAGGGCGATGTGCACGAGGCGCTGAACCTGGCCTCGGTGTTCAAGGCGCCGTGCGTGTTCTTCGTGCAGAACAACCAGTGGGCGATCTCGGTGCCGGTGAGCAAGCAGCATGCCGGGCCGTCGATCGCGCACCGGGCCATCGGCTACGGCATGCCGGGTATCCGCGTCGACGGTAACGACGTCCTGGCCTGTTATGCGGTGATGGCCGAGGCCGCCGAGCGGGCCCGCGCGGGCGCAGGCCCCACGCTCATCGAGGCAATCACCTACCGGATGGGGCCGCACACCACCTCCGACGATCCCACCCGCTACCGGTCGGCAGATGAGGTCGACGAGTGGCTTGCCCGCGACCCGATCGCGCGGTACCGCACCTACCTGCAGAACGCCGGCGTGCTCGACGAGCGGCTTGAGCAGCGCGTCGCCGCACGCTCACGGCGGCTGTGCGCCGAGGTGCGCGACTCGCTGGTCGGGGCGGCAGACCCCGATCCGGCCGAACTGTTCGACAACGTGTACGCCGAGATCACCCCGGATCTGGCACGCCAACGCGATCAGTTGTTGGCCGAACTGGCGAAGGAGGCGTGA
- a CDS encoding alpha-ketoacid dehydrogenase subunit beta, producing MTLIIDRPAAQGDSPEPWEPDFTSADVAAPPTDFPVTTELSMVAAINRALHDAMVADDHVLVFGEDVATLGGVFRVTEGLAETFGAERCFDTPLAESAIIGVAIGLAIRGFIPVPEIQFDGFSYPAFDQIASHLAKYRMRTHGDINMPVTVRIPSFGGIGAVEHHSESTESYWLHTAGLKVVVPSTPSDAYWLLRHSISSADPVIFLEPKRRYWACELVDTSAPAPPIGRALVRRDGTDVTVITYGGLVATALNAADLADERGWSLEVVDLRSLNPLDFDTVAASVRRTGRAVVMHEGPRTLGFGAELAARISEECFYDLEAPVLRATGFDTPYPPARLEKVWLPGVDRLLDCVERSVGQP from the coding sequence GTGACCCTGATTATCGATCGGCCTGCCGCTCAAGGTGATTCGCCGGAGCCGTGGGAGCCGGACTTCACCTCTGCCGACGTGGCGGCACCGCCGACGGACTTCCCGGTGACCACCGAACTGTCCATGGTGGCGGCGATCAACCGGGCCCTGCACGATGCGATGGTCGCCGACGACCATGTGCTCGTGTTCGGCGAAGACGTCGCCACCTTGGGCGGCGTCTTCCGGGTCACCGAGGGGCTGGCCGAGACCTTCGGTGCCGAAAGGTGTTTCGACACCCCGCTGGCCGAATCGGCGATCATCGGTGTGGCGATCGGTCTGGCGATCCGCGGGTTCATCCCGGTGCCCGAGATCCAGTTCGACGGGTTCAGCTATCCGGCCTTCGACCAGATCGCCAGTCACCTGGCCAAATACCGGATGCGCACCCACGGGGACATCAACATGCCGGTGACGGTGAGGATCCCGTCGTTCGGCGGCATCGGCGCGGTGGAGCACCACTCGGAGTCCACCGAGTCGTACTGGTTGCATACGGCCGGGCTCAAGGTGGTCGTACCGTCCACCCCGTCCGACGCGTACTGGCTGCTGCGGCACTCGATCAGCAGCGCCGACCCGGTGATCTTCCTGGAGCCCAAACGACGTTACTGGGCATGCGAACTCGTCGACACCAGTGCGCCCGCTCCGCCGATCGGCCGGGCACTGGTGCGGCGCGACGGAACCGACGTCACCGTGATCACCTACGGCGGCCTGGTGGCCACCGCGCTCAACGCCGCGGACCTGGCCGACGAACGCGGTTGGAGCCTCGAGGTTGTCGACCTGCGTTCGCTGAACCCGCTGGATTTCGACACGGTCGCCGCTTCGGTGCGGCGCACCGGCCGGGCCGTCGTGATGCATGAGGGGCCTCGCACGTTGGGCTTCGGGGCCGAACTGGCCGCCCGGATCTCCGAGGAGTGCTTCTACGATCTTGAGGCACCGGTGTTGCGTGCCACCGGGTTTGACACTCCCTACCCGCCGGCCCGGCTGGAGAAGGTGTGGCTGCCGGGCGTCGACCGGTTGCTCGACTGCGTCGAGCGTTCGGTGGGCCAGCCGTGA